One genomic segment of Oncorhynchus masou masou isolate Uvic2021 chromosome 16, UVic_Omas_1.1, whole genome shotgun sequence includes these proteins:
- the LOC135557523 gene encoding probable ribonuclease ZC3H12D isoform X2, with product MDQQHGKVERFLKLGYSHSDIVRVLESLRHDAQTNDILEELIKTCQTPTTTTTTPSIPAMRSAYSSPQLIPRGCSSPQPSQPLRPSSATDRDPTGGFRPVVIDGSNVAMSHGNKQVFSCRGLLLAVRWFLERGLRDITVFVPLWRKEQPSPEAPMTDQHILHELEKRTILVYTPSRCVNGKRVVCYDDRYIVKLAYESDGIVVSNDNYRDLQIERPEWKTFIEERLLMYSFANDKFMPPDDPLGRNGPTIDNFLMKKQWTPENKQQHCPYGKKCTYGVKCKFYHPERSNQSQLSVADELRAKSKPTAQTDRERSFLPSGPSPALIQEVSQEAHPYTSPYELDLTTTHLYRYLSTPPPLIKEEHSHSHRASPSDQFTSQRKTGSPTLHHRSSLRLCPSPDTDEAFSSLEASLSRLYVQDQANNTKGPVVSYTYSSGVANCSQHSGDFYPSSSHSHSHTSNQQRLSLGGPSSAWDAPQKLPQCGCDDSQSFECSPCMYRHQHLQSKLGGCSYAVHSNHIHFTEQQYFHSPPPQRQSHSLPEHSPGQGLSGERVGMTRSNGSKAPESEQRRSVKNQLSTLFPHSMVDYVMSVYPHTLNMSELVPLIQRFRISHIPF from the exons ATGGACCAGCAGCATGGAAAAGTGGAGCGCTTCCTCAAGCTGGGCTACTCCCACAGTGACATTGTGCGCGTGTTGGAGAGCCTGCGCCATGACGCCCAGACAAACGACATACTGGAGGAGCTGATCAAGACCTGCCagacccccactaccactaccaccaccccatcCATACCAGCCATGCGCTCAGCCTACTCCAGCCCACAGCTGATCCCCCGAGGCTGCAGCTctccccagcccagccagcccctGCGGCCCAGCTCAGCGACAGACAGGGATCCCACTGGGGGATTCAGACCAGTGGTCATTGATGGGAGCAATGTGGCCATGAG CCATGGCAACAAGCAAGTGTTTTCATGCCGGGGGCTGCTGCTGGCAGTCAGGTGGTTTCTGGAGAGGGGTCTTCGTGACATCACTGTGTTCGTGCCCCTGTGGAGGAAGGAGCAGCCCAGTCCCGAGGCCCCCATGACAG ATCAGCACATCCTCCATGAGCTGGAGAAGAGAACGATCCTGGTGTACACCCCGTCACGCTGCGTCAACGGGAAGAGAGTGGTGTGTTACGACGACCGCTACATCGTCAAGCTGGCCTACGAGTCCGACGGCATCGTTGTGTCCAATGACAACTACAGAGACCTGCAGATAGAGAGGCCAGAGTGGAAGACGTTTATAGAGGAAAGGCTGTTGATGTACAGCTTCGCCAATGACAA GTTCATGCCTCCAGATGATCCTCTGGGAAGGAATGGCCCAACGATTGACAACTTTCTGATGAAAAAGCAGTGGACCCCAGAAAACAAGCAGCAGCATTGCCCGTATG GAAAGAAGTGTACTTACGGAGTGAAGTGCAAGTTCTACCACCCAGAGCGCTCCAACCAATCACAGCTATCTGTGGCAGATGAGCTGAGAGCCAAGAGCAAACCTACTGCTCAAACAGACAGGGAGCGGTCATTTCTCCCCTCAGGCCCCAGCCCTGCTCTGATCCAGGAAGTCAGCCAGGAGGCCCACCCTTACACATCCCCTTATGAGCTGGATCTAACTACTACTCATCTATACAGATATCTATCCACACCACCTCCCCTTATAAAAGAAGAGCATTCCCATTCCCATAGGGCTTCGCCTAGCGATCAGTTCACCAGCCAGAGAAAAACAGGCAGCCCAACTCTACACCACAGGTCCAGCCTCCGCCTCTGCCCCAGCCCAGACACTGACGAGGCCTTCAGCTCTCTGGAAGCCTCCCTGTCCAGACTCTATGTCCAGGACCAGGCCAACAACACCAAGGGGCCAGTGGTGTCCTACACCTACAGCAGTGGGGTGGCCAACTGCAGCCAGCACAGTGGGGACTTCTACCCTTCCagcagccacagccacagccacaccAGCAACCAACAGAGGCTCAGCCTGGGTGGACCCTCCTCAGCCTGGGATGCCCCGCAAAAACTGCCACAGTGTGGCTGTGACGACTCACAAAGCTTTGAGTGCAGCCCGTGCATGTACAGACACCAACATCTCCAGTCAAAGCTAGGAGGGTGCTCCTATGCTGTTCACAGTAACCATATCCATTTCACAGAGCAGCAGTACTTCCATAGTCCTCCCCCACAAAGGCAGAGTCACAGCCTCCCAGAACACAGCCCGGGACAGGGCCTCTCTGGCGAGAGAGTGGGGATGACCAGGTCCAATGGAAGTAAAGCTCCAGAGAGTGAGCAGAGGAGGAGTGTGAAGAACCAGCTCAGCACCCTCTTCCCCCACAGCATGGTAGACTATGTGATGAGTGTGTACCCACACACCCTCAATATGTCAGAGCTGGtgcctctgattcagaggttCCGAATCAGCCACATTCCTTTCTAA
- the LOC135557523 gene encoding probable ribonuclease ZC3H12D isoform X1 produces the protein MDQQHGKVERFLKLGYSHSDIVRVLESLRHDAQTNDILEELIKTCQTPTTTTTTPSIPAMRSAYSSPQLIPRGCSSPQPSQPLRPSSATDRDPTGGFRPVVIDGSNVAMSHGNKQVFSCRGLLLAVRWFLERGLRDITVFVPLWRKEQPSPEAPMTADQHILHELEKRTILVYTPSRCVNGKRVVCYDDRYIVKLAYESDGIVVSNDNYRDLQIERPEWKTFIEERLLMYSFANDKFMPPDDPLGRNGPTIDNFLMKKQWTPENKQQHCPYGKKCTYGVKCKFYHPERSNQSQLSVADELRAKSKPTAQTDRERSFLPSGPSPALIQEVSQEAHPYTSPYELDLTTTHLYRYLSTPPPLIKEEHSHSHRASPSDQFTSQRKTGSPTLHHRSSLRLCPSPDTDEAFSSLEASLSRLYVQDQANNTKGPVVSYTYSSGVANCSQHSGDFYPSSSHSHSHTSNQQRLSLGGPSSAWDAPQKLPQCGCDDSQSFECSPCMYRHQHLQSKLGGCSYAVHSNHIHFTEQQYFHSPPPQRQSHSLPEHSPGQGLSGERVGMTRSNGSKAPESEQRRSVKNQLSTLFPHSMVDYVMSVYPHTLNMSELVPLIQRFRISHIPF, from the exons ATGGACCAGCAGCATGGAAAAGTGGAGCGCTTCCTCAAGCTGGGCTACTCCCACAGTGACATTGTGCGCGTGTTGGAGAGCCTGCGCCATGACGCCCAGACAAACGACATACTGGAGGAGCTGATCAAGACCTGCCagacccccactaccactaccaccaccccatcCATACCAGCCATGCGCTCAGCCTACTCCAGCCCACAGCTGATCCCCCGAGGCTGCAGCTctccccagcccagccagcccctGCGGCCCAGCTCAGCGACAGACAGGGATCCCACTGGGGGATTCAGACCAGTGGTCATTGATGGGAGCAATGTGGCCATGAG CCATGGCAACAAGCAAGTGTTTTCATGCCGGGGGCTGCTGCTGGCAGTCAGGTGGTTTCTGGAGAGGGGTCTTCGTGACATCACTGTGTTCGTGCCCCTGTGGAGGAAGGAGCAGCCCAGTCCCGAGGCCCCCATGACAG CAGATCAGCACATCCTCCATGAGCTGGAGAAGAGAACGATCCTGGTGTACACCCCGTCACGCTGCGTCAACGGGAAGAGAGTGGTGTGTTACGACGACCGCTACATCGTCAAGCTGGCCTACGAGTCCGACGGCATCGTTGTGTCCAATGACAACTACAGAGACCTGCAGATAGAGAGGCCAGAGTGGAAGACGTTTATAGAGGAAAGGCTGTTGATGTACAGCTTCGCCAATGACAA GTTCATGCCTCCAGATGATCCTCTGGGAAGGAATGGCCCAACGATTGACAACTTTCTGATGAAAAAGCAGTGGACCCCAGAAAACAAGCAGCAGCATTGCCCGTATG GAAAGAAGTGTACTTACGGAGTGAAGTGCAAGTTCTACCACCCAGAGCGCTCCAACCAATCACAGCTATCTGTGGCAGATGAGCTGAGAGCCAAGAGCAAACCTACTGCTCAAACAGACAGGGAGCGGTCATTTCTCCCCTCAGGCCCCAGCCCTGCTCTGATCCAGGAAGTCAGCCAGGAGGCCCACCCTTACACATCCCCTTATGAGCTGGATCTAACTACTACTCATCTATACAGATATCTATCCACACCACCTCCCCTTATAAAAGAAGAGCATTCCCATTCCCATAGGGCTTCGCCTAGCGATCAGTTCACCAGCCAGAGAAAAACAGGCAGCCCAACTCTACACCACAGGTCCAGCCTCCGCCTCTGCCCCAGCCCAGACACTGACGAGGCCTTCAGCTCTCTGGAAGCCTCCCTGTCCAGACTCTATGTCCAGGACCAGGCCAACAACACCAAGGGGCCAGTGGTGTCCTACACCTACAGCAGTGGGGTGGCCAACTGCAGCCAGCACAGTGGGGACTTCTACCCTTCCagcagccacagccacagccacaccAGCAACCAACAGAGGCTCAGCCTGGGTGGACCCTCCTCAGCCTGGGATGCCCCGCAAAAACTGCCACAGTGTGGCTGTGACGACTCACAAAGCTTTGAGTGCAGCCCGTGCATGTACAGACACCAACATCTCCAGTCAAAGCTAGGAGGGTGCTCCTATGCTGTTCACAGTAACCATATCCATTTCACAGAGCAGCAGTACTTCCATAGTCCTCCCCCACAAAGGCAGAGTCACAGCCTCCCAGAACACAGCCCGGGACAGGGCCTCTCTGGCGAGAGAGTGGGGATGACCAGGTCCAATGGAAGTAAAGCTCCAGAGAGTGAGCAGAGGAGGAGTGTGAAGAACCAGCTCAGCACCCTCTTCCCCCACAGCATGGTAGACTATGTGATGAGTGTGTACCCACACACCCTCAATATGTCAGAGCTGGtgcctctgattcagaggttCCGAATCAGCCACATTCCTTTCTAA